A single window of Brucella intermedia LMG 3301 DNA harbors:
- a CDS encoding SAM-dependent methyltransferase, whose translation MTVEARSVRIIRTVVETLRPQFNVELWDGTRIGAFDGPSLVINDPTIVRQLLLKPNYDSLIEIWTSGRVDISNGTIFDLAKAKTDGSVKNRLKELPKWQLLKDLPALLFASKPNRRDVLDGKEPFVSGSNKEAITHHYDVSNEFYRLFLDERMVYTCGYFTDWANDIDQAQKDKLELICRKLRLKPGDRLLDIGCGWGALLIYAVQNFGVIGTGVSLSEAQTALARERIKLAGLEDRITIHVKSYAELDGQFDKISSVGMFEHVGIANYDSYFSAVHRLLRPGGLYMHHAITRRMKKDKKSFKRKSAEHKALVKYIFPGGELDHLGMTVENLEGHGFEVHDVENLREHYGMTCRLWCERLYNNFDKAVAEIGYPKARLWLLYLAGCSLAFERGTVQINQTLASKRKRGISAVPQTRADIYAGFEKSDS comes from the coding sequence ATGACCGTTGAAGCCAGATCTGTTCGCATCATTCGGACAGTTGTTGAAACGCTGCGGCCACAGTTCAATGTGGAGTTATGGGACGGTACGCGCATAGGCGCATTCGACGGTCCGTCACTGGTGATCAACGATCCGACGATCGTTCGGCAGCTCCTTCTCAAACCGAATTACGATTCACTGATCGAGATATGGACCTCAGGTCGGGTCGATATCAGCAATGGTACAATCTTCGATCTCGCCAAAGCCAAAACCGACGGGAGCGTGAAGAACAGGCTGAAGGAGTTGCCAAAATGGCAACTCCTCAAGGATCTCCCGGCTCTTCTTTTTGCTAGTAAACCCAATAGACGCGATGTTCTTGACGGCAAGGAGCCTTTCGTCAGCGGATCGAACAAGGAGGCAATCACGCATCACTACGACGTCTCCAACGAGTTTTACCGTTTATTCCTCGATGAGCGAATGGTTTACACCTGCGGCTACTTCACGGACTGGGCTAATGATATCGACCAGGCACAGAAGGACAAGCTGGAGCTCATCTGCCGAAAACTGCGATTGAAACCGGGGGACCGGCTTCTTGATATCGGGTGCGGTTGGGGCGCTCTCCTGATTTATGCTGTGCAGAATTTTGGTGTCATCGGCACCGGCGTTTCGTTATCGGAAGCCCAAACGGCGCTGGCGCGAGAAAGGATCAAGCTGGCAGGACTTGAAGACAGGATTACCATCCACGTCAAATCCTATGCAGAGCTTGACGGTCAGTTCGACAAGATTTCATCTGTGGGAATGTTCGAACATGTTGGTATCGCCAATTACGACAGCTATTTCAGCGCCGTCCATCGACTTCTGCGCCCCGGCGGGCTTTACATGCATCACGCAATCACCCGGCGCATGAAAAAGGACAAGAAATCCTTCAAACGTAAAAGCGCAGAGCATAAGGCTCTGGTGAAGTATATTTTCCCTGGTGGGGAACTCGACCATCTTGGCATGACAGTAGAAAACCTCGAAGGGCACGGGTTTGAAGTCCACGACGTCGAAAATCTCCGCGAACATTATGGCATGACGTGTCGGTTATGGTGCGAACGCCTCTATAACAATTTCGATAAGGCCGTCGCTGAAATAGGTTATCCGAAAGCGCGCCTATGGCTGCTCTATCTTGCGGGATGTTCGCTGGCATTTGAGCGAGGAACCGTCCAGATCAACCAGACTCTGGCCTCGAAGCGCAAACGCGGTATTTCCGCTGTGCCTCAGACCAGAGCGGATATTTATGCGGGGTTCGAAAAATCTGACAGCTGA
- a CDS encoding transcriptional regulator NanR, whose product MNQPFEPIVRRKLSDEVFDRLENMITSGELEPGDEMPSERVLMERFGVGRPAIREAMQSLAKMGLVSISHGERAKVLKLTARSIFQQVDPTAKIMLAQSMDTLEDLKSARIFFERGIVRETAQKITETDIAELRQIIERQRESLGDADAFIAADMEFHVRIARISGNPILVAVSEAMLAWLKEYHTHMLIWTGKEKYTLVEHEEILDCLSVKDADRAEAAMLRHLERSRTLYKKE is encoded by the coding sequence ATGAACCAGCCATTCGAACCTATTGTTCGTCGCAAATTGTCCGACGAAGTTTTTGATCGGCTCGAAAATATGATTACTTCCGGCGAGCTGGAGCCGGGAGACGAGATGCCGTCGGAACGCGTGCTGATGGAACGTTTCGGTGTCGGTCGCCCTGCAATTCGCGAGGCAATGCAGTCGCTCGCCAAAATGGGACTGGTGAGCATTTCACACGGCGAGCGTGCCAAGGTGTTGAAGCTGACTGCAAGATCGATTTTCCAGCAGGTGGATCCAACCGCAAAGATCATGCTTGCGCAGTCAATGGACACGCTGGAAGATTTGAAGAGCGCGCGCATTTTCTTCGAGCGCGGCATCGTCCGCGAGACCGCGCAGAAAATTACCGAGACTGATATCGCTGAACTGCGACAGATCATCGAACGGCAGCGGGAATCGCTCGGTGACGCAGACGCCTTTATCGCAGCCGATATGGAGTTTCATGTCCGGATAGCCAGGATTTCCGGCAATCCCATTCTAGTGGCCGTGAGCGAAGCCATGCTTGCCTGGCTGAAGGAGTATCACACTCATATGCTTATCTGGACCGGCAAAGAGAAATATACGCTCGTGGAACACGAGGAGATATTGGATTGTCTGTCCGTCAAGGATGCAGACCGCGCTGAAGCTGCCATGCTTCGACATCTTGAACGGTCGCGTACACTTTACAAAAAGGAATAG